The genomic stretch CCAATGATCCGCATCCATTTCACTCAGTAATGCCTCAAGTTTTTGTTTAGCTTCTTGACTTGTTTTCGCTTTAATTGAAAAACAAGCACTGATAACAATTTCGTAAATTTTATCGGGATTAAATGGCTTAATAGTGTGTTGCATAGTAATAATTAATCACAAATAAGAGGAGCAGTAGACAGGTCAAAGAATATTTTTATTGGGTTACTCTCATAAGAGAATTATAAATCAATATTCTCAGCCTTATCTATAAAATTAATGTTAATGTTATCTTTTTGTGTTCTCTTTTAATTTATTTAATGTTAATTTTCTTATATAATATTTATTAATCTATAAATAATTTAACAATTTAGCTTAATCATTTTTAGTGATAATTAGTAAATATTTTTAAATCATATTTTTGTATTTTATGTTACGATAGATACAAAATATTCTACAGAAAATCTCTATGAAGCAGACAAATAGCCAAGCGATTGAAATTCAGCAGATTACTGGACTCAAACCGAGGCATTTTGCTGATTTAGTCAGGGCAGCACAATTGATTTTCGATCCCAGTGGAGGGGTGTTAGGTAGACACTCCCAAGTGAATTGGTCTGTATTTGGTCTTTCGGAAACCATCTTAGAAAATTTAAAGGAATTAGGGCAAAAATATCAATATGCGTCTCCTCACATTCCTGTGCAAATCATCTGGAATCAGTTAATACCAGAAACTCGTAGTTGGTTCATTGATCACAAAAATATTTTGTGGCAAATTGAGGAGGTTTTACCTCCTCTGGATGAGGACTAATTTGACAGTGAATAGTTAACAGTTAACAGTTATCCGTTAAGTAGGTATTCACGGATTGAATGGGAGTTAGGGGCATAATATATTATGCCTCTACTCAATACCTAAGTTATTTTATCGATATTTAAGTTTCAACACCAGAATTGGAAAAGCTAAGATAAAAGTTGCTGTATTGGTCAGAATAACCGGTACATTTTGCAAAAAAAATCCATAAAGAATCCATAACAAAAGTCCAGTACAAAACAGAAGAAACATTTCTAAAGAGATATCTTTAGTAGAATGAGTTTTCCAAGTTTTAATAACTTGAGGTAAAAAAGATATGGTTGTAAAAGTACCAGCTAATAAACCCAGAAAAGTAATAGGTTCCATCGGTTAGTCATTGAAATTTAAAGGTTAATTCTATCTACAGTAACGTACCAGAAAAAACAGATAAAAACGCGTCAATCTATGACGCGCTGCCTGTTTAATGTTCCTGTATCATTGATATTTACTAGCTGTAATGTCTTTTGCGTTGTTTATGTTTAGCTAGTGCTTTGCGCTTGCGTTTTTCAATGGGGGTTTCAAAATGCCGATGTTTTTTCATGTCAGTAAAAATTCCTGCCTTACTGACTTGTCTTTTAAATCGACGTAAAGCTGATTCGATACCTTCATTTTCTCCCAGAATTACTTGGGTCATTCCTTCTTTTCTCCTATACTTAATAAAGTTTTTAGCTTAGGTGTGTAAACCATCAGACATAATTGTCCCACGTAGATGAGCGTTCGTTAAATTGATCGTACTCAAATCTACACCACTTAAATTAGCTGATATTAGATTGGTTTCAGTTAAATCTGCACCAGTCAAAACAGCATCCGTTAGATTAGCATAGCTTAAATTCGTTCGTGTTAAATTAGCGCCCCTAAGATCAGCCCCTGTAAAATCAGCACCACTGAGATTTATGTTTCTGAGATTAGCTGCAATCAGCGTCAGATTCCTAAAATCTCTTTGTCCTGCCAGATATCGACTTAAAAGTTCTTTGATATTCATTGAGTCCTTTCATGATTTGCTTGAATAATCGAGTTGAACTAAAGTAAGAGTTTTTTAGCTAGTTAATCTATTGCGAAGCAAACCATTACTCAGTAATGGCCTAACTTCACGACTTTAGAGATAACACCGTCAATAACAATACTTAGTAGCGTCTGGCAGCCCCACCACCTTTATTATTCCGATTTGCCGGTTTTTTATCTTCACGGGGTTTTGCCTTATTAACCTTAAGATTACGACCCATCCACTCAGGCCCCGTCAAGAGCTTCTATTGCAGCCGTTTCCTGGTCTTCTGTTGCCATTTCTACAAAACCGAACCCTCTGGGTTGGCCAGTTTCGCGATCCATCGGAAGTTGAACGCGCTCAACCGTACCGTATTCCGTAAAAATCTCCTTGAGGTTTTCTTGCGTTACCTCATAAGACAGGTTGCCAATGTAAATGGACATAGAAATAATTCCAAAACGAGAAAGTGTAGAGAGTTAGATTCGTCCAGATGCCTGTAAATAAATATCAACAAAACAAACTACGAAAATAAGTCCTATGAAGGTATCCTAACACAGTCTTTAGGGATCATTATGGGAATCTTTAGAGGGTTCCCCCCAAAAATTCTTCTAGTTCCCTATCTCCCAGACGAAAGCTTTGACTAGAAATGACTGAATTTTCAGAACAAGATTTAGTCACCGATTGAGCTACTAACTCCCAATCTCTAACTTTAGCTTGTTGTAATTCTGTGACTTGCTGTTCTAAGATTTCAATTCGGTCGAGCAACAGTCGAATAACTTTAGCTTCTGAGTCAGGAAGATTGCCATGTTCTAAGGGATTGACTCTTACCCCTGATTGATAAATTACTCGTCCGGGAACCCCAACAACTGTACAGTCAGAGGGAACATCTCGTAACACCACAGATCCTGCTCCAATCCGCACATTGTTACCAATATTAATATTACCCAGGACTTTAGCTCCTGCGCCAACTACAA from Aphanothece sacrum FPU1 encodes the following:
- a CDS encoding SemiSWEET transporter, with translation MEPITFLGLLAGTFTTISFLPQVIKTWKTHSTKDISLEMFLLFCTGLLLWILYGFFLQNVPVILTNTATFILAFPILVLKLKYR
- the rpsU gene encoding 30S ribosomal protein S21; this encodes MTQVILGENEGIESALRRFKRQVSKAGIFTDMKKHRHFETPIEKRKRKALAKHKQRKRHYS
- a CDS encoding pentapeptide repeat-containing protein; the encoded protein is MNIKELLSRYLAGQRDFRNLTLIAANLRNINLSGADFTGADLRGANLTRTNLSYANLTDAVLTGADLTETNLISANLSGVDLSTINLTNAHLRGTIMSDGLHT
- the cysE gene encoding serine O-acetyltransferase produces the protein MLSSLIADFRIIFERDPAARNWLEVLFCYPGLQALLFHRIAHGLYHLKLPLIPRLISHFARFFTGIEIHPGATIGQGIFIDHGMGVVIGETAQIGDYTLIYQGVTLGGTGKESGKRHPTVGKNVVVGAGAKVLGNINIGNNVRIGAGSVVLRDVPSDCTVVGVPGRVIYQSGVRVNPLEHGNLPDSEAKVIRLLLDRIEILEQQVTELQQAKVRDWELVAQSVTKSCSENSVISSQSFRLGDRELEEFLGGTL